A genomic stretch from Enterobacter oligotrophicus includes:
- the ybgC gene encoding tol-pal system-associated acyl-CoA thioesterase: MNTTLFRWPVRVYYEDTDAGGVVYHASYVAFYERARTEMLRHHHFSQQVLLAERVAFVVRKMTLEYFAPARLDDMLEVQTEITSMRGTSLVFTQRIVNAENAVLNSAEVLIVCVDPTIMKPRALPKSIVAEFKQ; this comes from the coding sequence GTGAATACAACGCTGTTTCGATGGCCGGTTCGTGTCTACTACGAAGATACCGATGCCGGTGGTGTGGTCTACCACGCCAGCTACGTTGCTTTTTATGAACGGGCACGCACAGAGATGCTGCGCCATCATCACTTTAGCCAGCAGGTGTTGTTGGCTGAGCGAGTTGCCTTTGTGGTACGCAAGATGACGCTTGAGTATTTTGCGCCTGCCAGACTCGACGATATGCTCGAAGTCCAAACTGAAATTACATCAATGCGCGGAACTTCACTGGTTTTCACGCAGCGGATAGTCAATGCAGAGAACGCCGTACTGAACTCAGCTGAGGTACTGATTGTCTGTGTTGATCCAACCATAATGAAGCCTCGTGCGCTTCCTAAGTCTATTGTCGCGGAGTTTAAGCAGTGA
- the tolQ gene encoding Tol-Pal system protein TolQ, translating into MTDMNILDLFLKASLLVKLIMLILIGFSIASWAIIIQRTRILNAAGREAEAFEDKFWSGIELSRLYQESQGRRDSLAGSEQIFYSGFKEFARLHRANNHAPEAVVEGASRAMRISMNRELENLETHIPFLGTVGSISPYIGLFGTVWGIMHAFIALGAVKQATLQMVAPGIAEALIATAIGLFAAIPAVMAYNRLNQRVNKLELNYDNFMEEFTAILHRQAFTSTESNKG; encoded by the coding sequence GTGACTGACATGAATATCCTTGATTTGTTCCTGAAGGCAAGCCTTCTGGTTAAACTTATCATGTTGATTTTGATTGGTTTTTCAATCGCATCCTGGGCCATCATCATCCAGAGAACGCGTATTCTCAATGCCGCAGGCCGTGAAGCTGAAGCGTTTGAAGACAAGTTCTGGTCTGGTATCGAGCTTTCTCGTCTGTATCAGGAAAGCCAGGGACGCCGTGATAGCCTCGCAGGCTCCGAACAGATTTTCTACAGCGGTTTCAAAGAGTTTGCCCGCTTGCATCGTGCTAACAACCATGCACCGGAAGCCGTCGTTGAAGGTGCGTCGCGTGCGATGCGCATTTCCATGAACCGCGAGCTGGAAAATCTTGAAACGCATATTCCTTTCCTCGGCACGGTTGGTTCCATCAGCCCGTATATCGGTCTGTTTGGTACCGTGTGGGGGATTATGCACGCCTTTATCGCGCTGGGCGCGGTGAAGCAGGCGACGTTGCAGATGGTTGCACCGGGTATCGCAGAAGCACTGATCGCGACCGCTATCGGTCTGTTTGCGGCTATTCCGGCAGTTATGGCGTACAACCGTCTGAACCAGCGCGTGAACAAACTGGAACTGAACTACGACAACTTTATGGAAGAGTTCACTGCGATTCTGCACCGTCAGGCGTTTACCAGCACCGAGAGCAACAAGGGGTAA
- the tolR gene encoding colicin uptake protein TolR: protein MARSRGRGRRELKSEINIVPLLDVLLVLLLIFMATAPIITQSVEVDLPDATESQAVSTNDDPPVIIEVSGVGQYSVVVEKDRMDQLPPEQVIAEAQRRLESNPKTVFLIGGAKDVPYDEIIKALNLLHSAGVKSVGLMTQPI from the coding sequence ATGGCCAGATCCCGTGGACGAGGTCGTCGCGAGCTTAAGTCCGAAATTAATATCGTTCCACTGCTGGATGTACTGCTGGTACTGCTGCTGATTTTTATGGCGACAGCGCCCATCATTACTCAGAGTGTGGAAGTTGATCTGCCGGATGCGACAGAATCACAAGCGGTAAGCACCAATGACGACCCTCCGGTCATCATTGAAGTTTCCGGCGTAGGGCAGTACAGCGTGGTGGTCGAGAAAGATCGTATGGATCAACTCCCGCCAGAGCAGGTGATTGCTGAAGCGCAACGTCGTCTGGAGTCAAATCCGAAGACGGTCTTCTTGATCGGTGGCGCGAAAGATGTGCCATATGATGAAATTATTAAAGCGCTGAACTTGCTACATAGCGCGGGCGTTAAGTCGGTTGGCTTAATGACTCAGCCTATTTGA
- the tolA gene encoding cell envelope integrity protein TolA, whose amino-acid sequence MSKATEQNDKLKRAIIVSAVLHVILFAALIWSSFDEHIDASAGGGGGSSIDAVMVDPGAIVQNYNRQQQQQASAKRAEEQREKQAQQQAEELREKQAAEQERLKQLEKERLQAQEAAKEQAEQQKQAEAAAKKAQEQQKQAEEAAAKAAADAKAQADAQAKKAAADAQKKAEAEAAKKAAADAQKKAEAEAAKKAAADAQKKAEAEAAKKAAAAEKAAAAEKAAADKKAAAEKAAADKKAAAEKAAAKKAAAEKAAAAAGVDDLLGDLSSGKNAPKTGGGAKGNNAAPTGSGNTKSNGASGAEINGYAAQIKSAIESRFYDASSYTGKTCTLRIKLAPDGMLLDIQSEGGDPALCTAALAAARQAKMPKPPSQAVYEVFKNAPLDFKP is encoded by the coding sequence GTGTCAAAGGCAACCGAACAGAACGACAAACTTAAGCGAGCGATAATCGTCTCCGCAGTGCTGCACGTCATTCTTTTTGCAGCGCTGATCTGGAGTTCGTTCGACGAGCACATTGATGCATCTGCGGGCGGCGGTGGAGGCTCTTCCATCGACGCCGTCATGGTGGACCCTGGTGCGATCGTTCAGAACTATAATCGCCAGCAACAGCAGCAGGCGAGTGCAAAACGCGCTGAAGAGCAGCGTGAGAAACAGGCGCAACAGCAAGCCGAAGAACTGCGTGAAAAGCAGGCCGCAGAGCAGGAACGTCTGAAGCAGCTTGAGAAAGAGCGTTTGCAGGCGCAGGAAGCGGCGAAAGAGCAGGCGGAGCAGCAGAAGCAGGCTGAAGCCGCAGCGAAAAAAGCCCAGGAACAGCAAAAGCAAGCAGAAGAGGCGGCAGCAAAAGCCGCTGCTGATGCCAAAGCCCAGGCTGACGCGCAGGCGAAAAAAGCAGCCGCTGACGCTCAGAAGAAAGCAGAAGCGGAGGCCGCGAAAAAAGCCGCTGCTGATGCTCAGAAGAAAGCGGAAGCCGAGGCCGCGAAGAAAGCTGCTGCTGATGCTCAGAAGAAAGCGGAAGCCGAAGCCGCGAAGAAAGCGGCGGCAGCAGAAAAAGCCGCTGCTGCTGAGAAAGCGGCCGCAGACAAAAAAGCTGCCGCTGAGAAGGCCGCTGCCGATAAGAAAGCTGCAGCTGAAAAAGCCGCAGCGAAAAAGGCAGCAGCAGAAAAAGCTGCTGCCGCCGCGGGTGTTGACGATCTGCTGGGCGACTTGAGTTCTGGTAAGAATGCGCCGAAAACGGGCGGTGGGGCGAAAGGAAACAACGCAGCGCCGACCGGAAGTGGTAACACTAAGAGTAACGGTGCTTCTGGCGCTGAAATCAACGGCTATGCCGCGCAGATTAAATCCGCTATTGAAAGCCGGTTTTATGATGCGTCTTCCTACACCGGTAAAACGTGTACGCTGCGTATAAAACTGGCACCGGACGGCATGTTGCTTGATATTCAGTCTGAAGGTGGCGACCCGGCCTTATGTACTGCGGCACTGGCTGCAGCGCGTCAGGCGAAGATGCCTAAACCACCGTCACAGGCAGTCTACGAAGTCTTTAAAAATGCACCACTGGACTTCAAACCTTAA
- the tolB gene encoding Tol-Pal system beta propeller repeat protein TolB, with protein sequence MKQALRVAFSFLMLWAAVLHAEVRIEITQGVDSARPIGVVPFQWAGPGAAPEDIGGIVAADLRNSGKFNPLDRSRLPQQPGTAQEVQPAAWSALGIDAVVVGQVTPAPDGGYNVAYQLVDTGGAPGTVLAQNSYKVNKQWLRYAGHTASDEVFEKLTGIKGAFRTRIAYVVQTNGGQFPYELRVSDYDGYNQFTVHRSPQPLMSPAWSPDGSKLAYVTFESGRSALVIQTLSNGAVRQVASFPRHNGAPAFSPDGTKLAFALSKTGSLNLYVMDIGSGQIRQITDGRSNNTEPTWFPDSQNLAFTSDQAGRPQVYKVNINGGTPQRITWEGSQNQDADVSADGKTMVMVSSAGGQQHIAKQDLVTGGVQVLSSTFLDETPSLAPNGTMVIYSSSQGMGSVLNLVSTDGRFKARIPATDGQVKSPAWSPYL encoded by the coding sequence ATGAAGCAGGCATTACGTGTAGCATTTAGTTTTTTAATGCTGTGGGCAGCTGTGCTGCACGCAGAAGTACGTATCGAGATCACCCAGGGGGTGGACTCGGCGCGCCCAATCGGTGTTGTTCCGTTCCAGTGGGCAGGCCCTGGCGCTGCGCCTGAAGATATCGGCGGCATCGTTGCGGCTGACCTGCGTAACAGCGGCAAATTCAACCCATTAGATCGTTCTCGTCTGCCACAGCAGCCGGGCACTGCGCAGGAAGTTCAACCTGCAGCATGGTCCGCGCTGGGCATTGATGCCGTTGTCGTTGGTCAGGTAACGCCTGCTCCAGACGGTGGTTACAACGTGGCTTACCAGCTAGTGGATACCGGCGGTGCGCCAGGCACTGTTCTGGCTCAGAACTCTTACAAAGTGAACAAGCAGTGGCTGCGTTATGCTGGCCACACCGCAAGTGACGAAGTGTTTGAAAAGCTGACCGGAATTAAAGGGGCATTCCGTACCCGTATTGCTTACGTTGTTCAGACCAATGGCGGTCAGTTCCCGTATGAGCTGCGCGTCTCTGACTACGATGGCTACAACCAGTTCACCGTTCACCGTTCACCGCAGCCGCTGATGTCTCCGGCGTGGTCGCCTGACGGCTCCAAACTGGCATACGTAACGTTTGAAAGCGGCCGTTCTGCGCTGGTTATCCAGACGCTGTCTAACGGTGCTGTGCGTCAGGTTGCGTCGTTCCCACGTCACAATGGTGCGCCAGCGTTCTCTCCGGACGGCACGAAACTGGCCTTTGCGCTGTCTAAAACCGGTAGTCTGAATCTGTATGTGATGGACATTGGTTCGGGTCAGATCCGCCAGATCACTGACGGTCGTAGTAACAACACCGAACCAACCTGGTTCCCGGACAGCCAGAATCTGGCCTTTACGTCTGACCAGGCGGGTCGCCCACAGGTTTACAAAGTAAATATCAACGGCGGAACACCGCAGCGTATCACCTGGGAAGGTTCACAGAACCAGGACGCCGATGTCAGTGCCGATGGTAAAACGATGGTAATGGTCAGTTCTGCTGGTGGTCAGCAGCACATTGCCAAACAGGATCTGGTAACGGGTGGCGTGCAAGTTCTCTCGTCAACGTTCCTGGATGAAACGCCAAGTCTGGCACCTAACGGCACTATGGTAATCTACAGCTCTTCTCAGGGGATGGGATCTGTGCTGAATCTGGTTTCTACAGATGGGCGTTTCAAAGCGCGTATTCCGGCAACTGATGGACAGGTAAAATCACCTGCCTGGTCGCCGTATCTGTAA
- the pal gene encoding peptidoglycan-associated lipoprotein Pal: MQLNKVLKGLMIALPVMAIAACSSNKNASNDQSGEGMMGAGTGMDANGNGNMSSEEQARLQMQQLQQNNIVYFDLDKYDIRSDFAAMLDAHANFLRSNPSYKVTVEGHADERGTPEYNISLGERRANAVKMYLQGKGVSADQISIVSYGKEKPAVLGHDEAAYSKNRRAVLVY; the protein is encoded by the coding sequence ATGCAACTGAACAAAGTGCTGAAGGGGCTGATGATCGCTCTGCCTGTAATGGCAATCGCAGCGTGTTCTTCTAACAAGAACGCAAGCAATGACCAGAGCGGCGAAGGCATGATGGGTGCTGGCACCGGTATGGACGCTAACGGCAATGGCAACATGTCTTCTGAAGAGCAAGCGCGTCTTCAGATGCAGCAGCTGCAGCAGAACAACATCGTTTACTTCGATCTGGATAAATACGATATTCGTTCTGACTTCGCTGCAATGCTGGATGCGCACGCTAACTTCCTGCGTAGCAACCCGTCTTACAAAGTCACCGTAGAAGGTCACGCGGACGAACGTGGTACGCCTGAGTACAACATCTCCCTGGGTGAACGTCGTGCTAACGCTGTTAAAATGTACCTGCAGGGTAAAGGCGTTTCTGCTGACCAGATCTCCATCGTTTCTTACGGTAAAGAAAAACCTGCAGTGCTGGGTCATGACGAAGCGGCTTACTCCAAAAACCGTCGTGCCGTACTGGTTTACTAA
- the cpoB gene encoding cell division protein CpoB, with product MSSNFRHHLMSLSLLVGIAAPWAAFAQAPISSVGSGSVEDRVTQLERISNAHSQLLTQLQQQLSDNQNDIDSLRGQIQESQYQLNQVVERQKQILLQIDSLSSGGAAAQPAAGDQSGAATAPAADASASAGAPVQSGDANTDYNAAIALVQDKSRQDDAIAAFQNFIKKYPDSTYQPNANYWLGQLNYNKGKKDDAAFYFASVVKNYPKSPKAPDAMFKVGVIMQDKGDTAKAKAVYQQVITKFPGTDGAKQAQKRLNSMG from the coding sequence ATGAGCAGTAACTTCAGACATCATCTCATGAGTCTGTCGTTACTGGTTGGAATAGCGGCCCCCTGGGCCGCTTTTGCTCAGGCACCAATCAGTAGTGTCGGCTCAGGCTCGGTAGAAGACCGGGTCACCCAACTCGAGCGTATTTCTAACGCTCACAGTCAGCTTTTAACCCAACTCCAGCAGCAACTTTCCGATAACCAGAATGATATTGATTCTCTCCGTGGTCAGATCCAGGAAAGTCAGTATCAACTCAATCAGGTTGTGGAACGTCAGAAACAAATCTTGCTGCAGATAGATAGCCTGAGCAGTGGCGGTGCAGCAGCACAACCCGCAGCGGGCGATCAAAGCGGTGCGGCGACAGCTCCAGCAGCTGATGCTTCTGCCTCGGCTGGTGCGCCTGTACAGAGCGGTGACGCGAATACGGATTACAACGCGGCCATTGCTCTGGTGCAGGATAAATCGCGTCAGGACGATGCTATCGCTGCGTTCCAGAACTTCATTAAAAAATACCCTGATTCCACCTACCAGCCAAACGCGAATTACTGGTTGGGTCAGTTGAATTACAACAAGGGTAAAAAGGATGATGCGGCGTTTTATTTTGCCTCAGTGGTGAAAAATTACCCGAAATCGCCAAAAGCGCCGGATGCGATGTTCAAAGTCGGCGTGATCATGCAGGACAAAGGTGACACGGCGAAAGCCAAAGCGGTTTATCAGCAAGTGATCACAAAATTCCCTGGTACTGACGGTGCCAAACAGGCACAAAAACGTCTGAATTCGATGGGTTGA
- the nadA gene encoding quinolinate synthase NadA, translating into MSVMFDPEAAIYPFPPKPVPLSQDEKQFYREKIKRLLKARDAVMVAHYYTDPEIQQLAEETGGCISDSLEMARFGAKHPASTLLVAGVRFMGETAKILSPEKTILMPTLHAECSLDLGCPIDEFTAFCDAHPDRTVVVYANTSAAVKARADWVVTSSIAVELIEHLDSLGEKIIWAPDRHLGNYVQKQTGADVLCWQGACIVHDEFKTQALTRMKGLYPDAAILVHPESPQSIVDMADAVGSTSQLINAARTLPHKQLIVATDRGIFYKMQQAVPEKELLEAPTAGEGATCRSCAHCPWMAMNGLKAIAEGLETGGAAHEIHVDAALREGALIPLNRMLDFAATLRT; encoded by the coding sequence ATGAGCGTGATGTTTGATCCTGAAGCCGCAATCTATCCCTTCCCGCCAAAGCCTGTCCCACTGAGCCAGGATGAAAAGCAGTTCTACCGTGAAAAGATCAAGCGTCTTCTCAAAGCGCGCGATGCGGTGATGGTGGCGCATTACTACACTGACCCGGAAATTCAGCAGCTGGCGGAAGAGACCGGAGGCTGTATTTCCGACTCTCTGGAGATGGCGCGCTTTGGTGCAAAACATCCGGCCTCGACGCTGCTGGTCGCGGGCGTGCGTTTTATGGGCGAGACGGCAAAAATTCTCAGCCCTGAAAAAACCATTCTGATGCCGACATTACATGCCGAATGTTCGCTCGATCTTGGCTGCCCGATCGATGAGTTCACCGCCTTTTGCGATGCTCATCCTGACCGTACCGTTGTGGTCTACGCCAATACTTCTGCCGCCGTAAAAGCGCGGGCTGACTGGGTGGTGACCTCCAGCATCGCCGTTGAACTGATTGAGCACCTCGACAGCCTGGGTGAGAAAATCATCTGGGCACCGGATCGCCATCTCGGTAATTACGTTCAGAAGCAAACCGGTGCGGATGTGCTCTGCTGGCAGGGGGCCTGTATCGTTCACGACGAGTTTAAAACACAGGCGTTGACGCGCATGAAAGGGCTATACCCGGATGCCGCTATTCTGGTGCACCCGGAGTCGCCGCAGTCGATCGTTGATATGGCGGATGCGGTTGGTTCAACCAGCCAGCTTATCAATGCGGCCAGGACCTTGCCACACAAGCAGCTTATCGTGGCGACCGATCGCGGTATTTTCTATAAGATGCAACAGGCCGTGCCGGAAAAAGAACTCCTTGAAGCGCCTACTGCGGGAGAAGGGGCGACCTGCCGAAGCTGTGCTCACTGTCCGTGGATGGCGATGAATGGCCTGAAAGCGATTGCTGAAGGGCTGGAAACCGGTGGTGCAGCCCATGAAATACATGTTGATGCTGCGCTTCGTGAAGGTGCGTTAATTCCGCTTAACCGCATGCTGGATTTTGCGGCTACACTACGTACTTAA
- the pnuC gene encoding nicotinamide riboside transporter PnuC, which translates to MDFFSTQNILVHIPIGTGGYDLSWIEAVGTLAGLLCIWLASLEKISNYAFGLINVTLFAIIFFQIQLYASLLLQLFFFAANIYGWYAWSRQNSQQEAALQIRWLPLPKAIAWFVACVVAIGLMTVFINPVFAFLTRVAVAVMSGVGLNVTMPELQPDAFPFWDSCMMVLSIAAMILMTRKYVENWLLWVIINVISVVIFALQGVYAMSLEYMLLTFIALNGSRMWINSARERGSRALSS; encoded by the coding sequence ATGGATTTTTTTAGCACGCAGAACATCCTGGTTCATATACCGATTGGTACGGGCGGCTATGACCTGTCATGGATTGAGGCCGTTGGTACACTGGCCGGTTTACTCTGTATCTGGCTGGCCAGCCTTGAGAAGATCAGCAATTACGCGTTTGGGCTGATAAACGTTACGCTCTTTGCGATCATCTTTTTCCAGATCCAGCTCTATGCCAGCCTGCTTTTGCAGCTGTTTTTCTTTGCGGCAAATATTTATGGCTGGTATGCCTGGTCACGACAGAACAGCCAGCAGGAAGCTGCCCTCCAGATCCGCTGGCTACCCTTGCCGAAAGCCATCGCCTGGTTTGTTGCCTGCGTTGTCGCGATTGGGTTGATGACCGTCTTTATCAATCCGGTATTCGCTTTCCTGACTCGTGTAGCGGTGGCGGTTATGTCTGGCGTCGGTTTAAACGTCACGATGCCCGAACTTCAGCCCGACGCCTTCCCGTTCTGGGATTCTTGCATGATGGTGCTGTCGATAGCGGCGATGATCCTGATGACCCGCAAATACGTCGAAAACTGGCTACTGTGGGTCATTATTAACGTTATCAGCGTGGTGATATTTGCTCTGCAGGGCGTCTATGCGATGTCGCTGGAGTATATGCTGCTGACCTTCATTGCGCTCAACGGTAGCCGCATGTGGATTAACAGCGCGCGTGAGCGCGGCTCTCGCGCGCTTTCCAGCTAA
- the zitB gene encoding CDF family zinc transporter ZitB: MAHTHAHSHATGDDNAKRLTLAFGVTATFMVIEVIGGLISGSLALLADAGHMLTDAAALLFALLAVQFARRPPNARHTFGWLRLTTLAAFVNAIALVVITILIVWEAFQRFRHPQPVAGATMMVIAIAGLLANILAFWILHRGSGEKNLNVRAAALHVLGDLLGSVGAIVAALVILYTGWTPIDPILSVLVSCLVLRSAWRLLKESVNELLEGAPSSLNIGELKRNLCRSIPEVRNVHHVHVWLVGEKPIMTLHVQVIPPHDHDALLERIQHFLEHHYEVAHATIQMEYQPCNGPDCHLNEAQSGHSHHHHH, encoded by the coding sequence ATGGCGCACACGCATGCTCACTCACACGCCACCGGCGATGACAACGCAAAACGGCTGACGCTGGCGTTTGGTGTCACTGCCACGTTTATGGTTATCGAGGTTATCGGCGGGTTAATTTCAGGTTCGCTGGCTCTGCTGGCTGATGCCGGACATATGCTTACAGATGCCGCCGCCCTGCTTTTCGCCCTGCTGGCCGTGCAGTTTGCACGTCGGCCGCCGAATGCCCGACACACTTTTGGCTGGCTCAGGCTGACCACCCTCGCCGCTTTCGTCAACGCCATCGCACTGGTGGTGATTACCATTCTTATTGTCTGGGAGGCGTTCCAGCGCTTCAGACATCCGCAACCCGTTGCCGGGGCGACGATGATGGTTATTGCCATTGCGGGCCTGCTTGCTAACATCCTGGCATTCTGGATTTTGCATCGCGGCAGCGGTGAAAAAAACCTGAATGTGCGTGCAGCGGCGCTTCATGTTCTGGGGGATTTACTGGGGTCTGTCGGGGCAATTGTGGCCGCTCTGGTGATCCTTTATACCGGCTGGACCCCCATCGACCCGATTCTTTCTGTTCTGGTGTCGTGCCTGGTTCTGCGCAGTGCCTGGCGGCTATTGAAGGAGAGCGTTAATGAATTACTGGAAGGCGCACCGTCCTCGCTGAATATCGGGGAACTGAAGCGCAATCTTTGCCGTTCAATTCCCGAAGTACGCAACGTTCACCATGTTCACGTCTGGCTGGTAGGCGAAAAACCGATTATGACGCTGCATGTTCAGGTGATCCCGCCGCATGACCACGACGCGCTGCTGGAACGTATCCAGCACTTTCTTGAACATCACTATGAGGTTGCACACGCTACCATTCAGATGGAGTATCAGCCCTGTAACGGGCCGGACTGCCACCTTAACGAGGCGCAGTCCGGCCATTCACACCATCACCACCATTAG
- a CDS encoding protein YbgS: MKMTKLATLLLTATLSLASGSVLAAETGSSDSNGDANAAAAAGQVAPDAKQNIAPNNVDNSNINTGNTNTGGTMLHPDGTNSGTMNHDGMTTDEVHKNSMCKDGKCPDTNDKVGSDADTKTDGTTQ, encoded by the coding sequence ATGAAAATGACGAAACTGGCAACCCTATTACTTACGGCAACCCTTTCTCTGGCAAGCGGCAGCGTCCTTGCGGCGGAGACGGGCTCTTCTGACAGCAACGGTGACGCGAATGCCGCTGCCGCAGCGGGTCAGGTCGCGCCGGATGCGAAACAGAATATTGCGCCTAATAATGTTGATAACAGCAATATCAACACGGGTAATACCAATACCGGCGGTACGATGTTGCACCCGGACGGAACGAATTCGGGAACCATGAATCATGACGGGATGACCACCGATGAAGTTCACAAAAATTCAATGTGTAAAGACGGTAAATGTCCTGATACCAATGATAAAGTGGGTAGCGACGCCGACACCAAAACTGACGGTACAACTCAGTAA
- the aroG gene encoding 3-deoxy-7-phosphoheptulonate synthase AroG: MNYQNDDLRIKEINELLPPVALLEKFPATENAANTVSHARKAIHKILKGNDDRLLVVIGPCSIHDPAAAKEYAARLLTLREELKDELEIVMRVYFEKPRTTVGWKGLINDPHMDNSFQINDGLRIARKLLLEINDSGLPAAGEFLDMITPQYLADLMSWGAIGARTTESQVHRELASGLSCPVGFKNGTDGTIKVAIDAINAAGAPHCFLSVTKWGHSAIVNTSGNGDCHIILRGGKEPNYSAKHVADVKAGLEKAGLPPQVMIDFSHANSSKQFKKQMEVGADVCKQIASGENAVIGVMIESHLVEGNQNLEGSEPLVYGKSVTDACIGWDDTDTILRQLADAVKARRG; encoded by the coding sequence ATGAATTATCAGAACGACGATTTACGTATCAAAGAGATCAATGAGTTATTACCGCCTGTAGCGCTCCTTGAGAAATTCCCCGCCACTGAAAACGCCGCCAACACGGTGTCTCATGCACGTAAAGCGATCCACAAAATCCTGAAAGGGAATGACGATCGTCTGTTAGTGGTCATTGGCCCATGCTCTATCCACGATCCGGCAGCGGCAAAAGAGTACGCGGCCCGTCTGCTCACCCTACGTGAAGAGCTGAAAGACGAGCTGGAAATCGTGATGCGCGTGTATTTTGAAAAACCGCGTACCACCGTGGGCTGGAAAGGGCTGATTAACGATCCGCACATGGATAACAGTTTCCAGATCAACGATGGCCTGCGCATTGCGCGTAAGCTGCTGCTTGAGATCAACGACAGCGGTCTGCCCGCTGCCGGTGAGTTCCTGGACATGATCACCCCGCAATATCTGGCTGATCTGATGAGCTGGGGGGCAATCGGCGCGCGTACTACTGAATCACAGGTACACCGTGAGCTGGCGTCTGGTCTCTCTTGCCCGGTTGGGTTTAAAAATGGCACGGACGGCACCATTAAGGTCGCGATTGACGCTATCAACGCGGCAGGAGCACCGCACTGCTTCCTGTCTGTGACGAAATGGGGCCACTCAGCCATCGTCAACACCAGTGGTAACGGTGACTGCCATATCATTCTGCGCGGTGGTAAAGAGCCAAACTACAGCGCAAAACATGTCGCGGACGTGAAAGCGGGCCTGGAAAAAGCGGGTCTGCCACCGCAGGTGATGATCGACTTCAGCCACGCCAACTCCAGCAAGCAGTTCAAAAAGCAGATGGAAGTCGGGGCGGATGTTTGCAAGCAAATTGCCAGCGGTGAAAACGCGGTGATTGGCGTGATGATCGAGAGCCATCTGGTTGAAGGCAATCAGAATCTGGAAGGCAGTGAGCCGCTGGTGTATGGCAAGAGCGTCACGGATGCCTGCATCGGCTGGGACGATACCGACACTATCCTGCGTCAGCTCGCCGATGCGGTAAAAGCCCGTCGCGGGTAA
- the gpmA gene encoding 2,3-diphosphoglycerate-dependent phosphoglycerate mutase — protein sequence MAVTKLVLVRHGESQWNNENRFTGWYDVDLSEKGVSEAKAAGKLLKEEGFSFDFAYTSVLKRAIHTLWNVLDELDQAWLPVEKSWKLNERHYGALQGLNKAETAEKYGDEQVKQWRRGFAVTPPELTKDDERYPGHDPRYAKLTDAELPTTESLALTIDRVVPYWNETILPRLKSGERVIIAAHGNSLRALVKYLDNMGEDEILELNIPTGVPLVYEFDENFKPIKHYYLGNADEIAAKAAAVANQGKAK from the coding sequence ATGGCTGTAACTAAGCTGGTCCTGGTACGCCACGGCGAAAGCCAGTGGAACAACGAAAACCGTTTCACCGGTTGGTACGACGTTGATCTGTCCGAGAAAGGCGTAAGCGAAGCAAAAGCAGCAGGCAAGCTGCTGAAGGAAGAAGGCTTCTCCTTTGATTTTGCTTACACCTCTGTGCTGAAACGTGCCATCCATACTCTGTGGAACGTTCTGGATGAACTGGATCAGGCCTGGCTGCCGGTTGAGAAATCCTGGAAACTGAACGAGCGTCACTACGGTGCGCTGCAGGGTCTGAACAAAGCGGAAACCGCGGAAAAATACGGTGACGAGCAGGTTAAACAGTGGCGTCGTGGTTTTGCTGTGACACCACCAGAGCTGACCAAAGATGACGAGCGCTATCCGGGCCATGACCCGCGCTACGCGAAACTGACTGACGCTGAGCTACCAACGACCGAAAGCCTGGCGCTGACTATCGACCGCGTTGTGCCTTACTGGAACGAAACCATTCTGCCACGTCTGAAAAGCGGTGAGCGCGTCATCATTGCCGCGCACGGTAACTCCCTGCGTGCGCTGGTGAAATACCTGGACAACATGGGTGAAGACGAAATCCTCGAACTGAACATTCCAACTGGCGTACCGCTGGTGTATGAGTTCGACGAAAACTTCAAACCAATCAAACATTACTATCTGGGCAACGCTGATGAAATCGCGGCAAAAGCGGCGGCAGTAGCGAACCAGGGTAAAGCGAAGTAA